The Oxalobacteraceae bacterium OTU3CINTB1 genome includes a window with the following:
- the cyoB gene encoding cytochrome o ubiquinol oxidase subunit I, whose amino-acid sequence MSEHTLTPNHPILGRLSWESIPLHEPILIGTFAMVAIGGLAFLAVMFKFRLWGPLWKNWITSIDHKKIGIMYMILGIIMLLRGFADALMMRAQQAMAFGDNAGFLPPHHYDQVFTAHGTIMIFFVAMPLVTGLMNYVVPLQIGARDVSFPFLNNFSFWMTTFGAMLTMVSLFVGEFAKTGWLAFPPLSGIMASPDVGVDYYIWSLQIAGVGTTLSGVNLIATIVKMRAPGMDLMKMPVFTWTALCTNALIVATFPILTVTLAMLSLDRMVGTNFFTNDLGGNPMLYVNLIWIWGHPEVYILILPVFGVFSEIVSTFSAKRLFGYTSMVYATVVITILSYLVWLHHFFTMGSGASVNSFFGITTMIISIPTGAKIFNWLFTMYKGRITFDVPMLWTVGFMLTFVIGGMTGVMLAVPPADFVLHNSLFLIAHFHNVIIGGVVFGLFAGMNYWFPKAFGFKLDEFWGKVCFWCWLVGFWVAFTPLYVMGFMGVTRRMNHFEDPSLQIWFVIAAIGALIIAGGIGAFLMQIYVSWRDREKLRDVTGDPWGGRTLEWATSSPPPDYNFAFTPVVHDSDSWADMKAHNYKRPTKGFVDIHMPKNTAAGFIISSLSFVMGFALVWQMWALAIVGFVAMMVAIIKHTFNYKRDFYIKAEEVIRTEEAHTRLLESHV is encoded by the coding sequence ATGTCCGAACATACCTTGACACCCAACCACCCGATCCTGGGTCGCCTGTCGTGGGAATCGATCCCGCTGCATGAGCCGATTCTGATCGGCACCTTCGCCATGGTGGCGATCGGAGGCCTGGCCTTCCTCGCCGTCATGTTCAAATTCCGCCTGTGGGGCCCGCTGTGGAAGAACTGGATCACCAGTATCGACCACAAGAAGATCGGTATCATGTACATGATCCTGGGTATCATCATGCTGCTGCGCGGCTTCGCCGACGCGCTGATGATGCGCGCCCAGCAAGCGATGGCCTTCGGCGACAACGCCGGCTTCCTGCCGCCGCACCACTACGACCAGGTCTTCACGGCCCACGGCACGATCATGATTTTCTTCGTGGCAATGCCTTTGGTCACCGGCCTGATGAACTACGTGGTGCCGCTGCAGATCGGCGCGCGCGACGTCTCGTTCCCGTTCCTGAACAACTTCTCGTTCTGGATGACCACCTTCGGCGCCATGCTGACAATGGTGTCGCTGTTCGTCGGCGAATTCGCCAAGACCGGCTGGCTGGCGTTCCCGCCGCTGTCGGGCATCATGGCCAGTCCGGACGTGGGGGTCGACTACTATATATGGTCATTACAGATTGCCGGGGTGGGGACGACCCTGTCCGGCGTCAACCTGATCGCCACCATCGTCAAGATGCGCGCGCCGGGCATGGACCTGATGAAGATGCCTGTCTTCACCTGGACCGCGCTGTGCACCAACGCCCTGATCGTCGCGACGTTCCCGATCCTGACCGTCACCCTGGCGATGTTGTCGCTCGACCGCATGGTCGGCACCAACTTCTTCACCAACGACCTCGGCGGCAACCCGATGTTGTACGTCAACCTGATCTGGATCTGGGGCCACCCTGAGGTCTACATTCTGATCCTGCCGGTGTTCGGCGTGTTCTCGGAAATCGTCTCGACCTTCAGCGCCAAGCGCCTGTTCGGCTACACTTCGATGGTGTACGCCACCGTCGTGATCACCATCCTGTCGTACCTGGTATGGCTGCACCACTTCTTCACCATGGGTTCCGGGGCCAGCGTCAACTCGTTCTTCGGCATCACGACGATGATCATCTCGATCCCGACCGGCGCGAAGATCTTCAACTGGCTGTTCACCATGTACAAGGGCCGCATCACCTTCGACGTGCCGATGCTGTGGACCGTGGGCTTCATGCTGACCTTCGTCATCGGCGGCATGACCGGCGTGATGCTGGCCGTGCCACCGGCCGACTTCGTGCTGCACAACTCGCTGTTCCTGATCGCCCACTTCCACAACGTCATCATCGGCGGCGTGGTGTTCGGCCTGTTCGCCGGCATGAACTACTGGTTCCCGAAAGCGTTCGGCTTCAAGCTGGACGAATTCTGGGGCAAGGTCTGCTTCTGGTGCTGGCTGGTCGGCTTCTGGGTCGCCTTCACGCCGCTGTACGTGATGGGCTTCATGGGCGTGACCCGCCGCATGAACCACTTCGAAGATCCGTCGCTGCAAATCTGGTTCGTCATCGCCGCCATCGGCGCGCTGATCATCGCCGGCGGTATCGGCGCCTTCCTGATGCAGATCTATGTGTCCTGGCGCGACCGCGAGAAACTGCGCGACGTCACCGGCGACCCATGGGGCGGCCGTACGCTGGAGTGGGCGACATCGTCGCCACCGCCGGACTACAACTTCGCGTTCACGCCAGTGGTGCATGACAGCGACAGCTGGGCCGACATGAAGGCGCACAACTACAAGCGTCCGACCAAGGGCTTCGTCGACATCCACATGCCGAAAAACACGGCGGCCGGCTTCATCATCTCGTCGCTGTCGTTCGTGATGGGCTTCGCCCTGGTCTGGCAGATGTGGGCGCTGGCCATCGTCGGCTTCGTCGCCATGATGGTCGCCATCATCAAGCACACCTTTAACTACAAGCGCGATTTCTACATCAAGGCGGAAGAAGTCATCCGTACCGAAGAAGCGCACACTCGTTTGCTGGAAAGCCATGTCTGA
- the cyoC gene encoding cytochrome o ubiquinol oxidase subunit III — MSDITANAALSDDPSARYYVADHHPENGTLLGFWLYLMSDCLLFAGLFAAYAVLGRNYAGGPSGAELFELGTIALNTAFLLLSSITYGFAMIAAQRKSLKFAIIWLGITGLFGLAFLFLEIEEFMHLIHIGAGPQRSAFLTSFFALVGTHGLHVTFGTIWLVTLMFQLKKHGLTPENNRRMMCLSMFWHFLDVIWIGVFTFVYLMGVLP; from the coding sequence ATGTCTGATATTACCGCTAACGCCGCCCTGAGCGACGACCCAAGCGCGCGCTACTACGTAGCCGACCACCACCCGGAGAACGGCACACTGCTGGGCTTCTGGCTCTACCTGATGAGCGATTGCCTGCTGTTCGCCGGCCTGTTCGCCGCTTACGCCGTGCTCGGCCGCAATTACGCGGGCGGCCCGTCGGGCGCCGAGCTGTTCGAACTGGGCACCATCGCCCTGAACACGGCGTTCCTGCTGCTGTCGTCGATCACCTATGGCTTCGCCATGATCGCCGCCCAGCGCAAGAGCCTGAAGTTCGCCATCATCTGGCTCGGGATCACGGGCCTGTTCGGCCTGGCGTTCCTGTTCCTGGAGATCGAAGAGTTCATGCACCTGATACATATCGGTGCCGGTCCGCAGCGCAGCGCCTTCCTGACCTCGTTCTTCGCGCTGGTCGGCACCCACGGCCTGCACGTGACCTTCGGTACGATCTGGCTGGTCACCTTGATGTTCCAGCTCAAAAAGCACGGCCTGACGCCTGAGAACAACCGTCGCATGATGTGCCTGTCGATGTTCTGGCACTTCCTGGACGTGATCTGGATCGGTGTATTTACCTTTGTTTACCTGATGGGAGTTCTGCCATGA
- the cyoD gene encoding cytochrome o ubiquinol oxidase subunit IV, which yields MSAPTNHSHGHGHGHDDHGNGAEGAHGSLKDYAIGFVLSVILTAIPFWLVMAKVFDKSSTTAAVVLAFAAVQVVVHMVYFLHMNGKNEGGWSLLALMFTAVLLLIVLAGSIWVMYHMNLNMMPSMGSDVHSMHDMK from the coding sequence ATGAGCGCGCCAACCAACCATAGCCACGGCCACGGTCACGGTCATGACGACCACGGCAACGGCGCGGAAGGCGCCCACGGCAGCCTGAAGGATTACGCCATCGGCTTCGTGCTGTCGGTCATCCTGACGGCAATCCCGTTCTGGCTGGTGATGGCCAAGGTGTTCGACAAGTCCAGCACCACGGCTGCCGTGGTCCTGGCCTTCGCCGCCGTCCAGGTGGTCGTGCACATGGTCTACTTCCTGCACATGAACGGCAAGAACGAAGGCGGCTGGTCGCTGCTGGCGCTGATGTTCACGGCGGTGCTGCTGCTGATCGTCCTGGCCGGCTCGATCTGGGTCATGTACCACATGAACCTGAACATGATGCCTTCGATGGGTTCGGATGTGCACAGCATGCACGACATGAAATGA
- a CDS encoding SURF1 family protein: MTTGASRQRSRALRVILALVAGVMFAGFFALGTWQIYRLQWKLALIERVDQRVHAAPAPAPGIADWPKLSTEDDEYRRVRISGVYLPASTTWTLASLERGIGYWVLTPLCTPDGGIVMVNRGFVPAGTGGWSPRPSPAPAAANACAAAAGGPAVTVTGLLRVSEKSSSLRANEPARNYWYTRDLQAIARARGLPTVAPYYVDADAASAQIELPGDSVRPVGGLTVISFVNNHLVYAITWFGLALMVAAAAWWVARDARKGR, from the coding sequence ATGACGACTGGCGCATCGCGCCAACGTTCCCGCGCCCTGCGCGTCATCCTGGCCCTCGTGGCCGGGGTGATGTTTGCAGGGTTTTTTGCTTTGGGAACGTGGCAAATATATAGGTTGCAATGGAAGCTGGCGCTGATCGAGCGGGTCGACCAGCGCGTGCACGCGGCGCCGGCGCCGGCGCCCGGCATCGCCGACTGGCCCAAGCTGAGCACCGAGGACGACGAATACCGCCGCGTGCGCATCAGCGGCGTGTACCTGCCTGCTTCGACCACGTGGACCCTGGCGTCGCTCGAGCGCGGCATCGGCTACTGGGTGCTGACGCCGCTGTGCACGCCGGATGGCGGCATCGTCATGGTCAATCGCGGCTTCGTGCCGGCCGGCACCGGCGGCTGGAGTCCACGTCCGTCGCCCGCGCCGGCCGCCGCCAACGCCTGCGCGGCGGCGGCCGGCGGCCCGGCGGTCACGGTCACCGGCTTGCTGCGCGTCAGCGAAAAGAGTAGCTCGCTGCGCGCGAACGAACCGGCGCGCAATTACTGGTACACGCGCGACCTGCAGGCGATCGCCAGGGCGCGCGGGCTGCCGACGGTGGCGCCGTACTATGTCGATGCGGACGCCGCCTCGGCGCAGATCGAACTGCCCGGCGACAGCGTCCGTCCGGTCGGCGGGCTGACGGTGATCTCCTTCGTTAACAACCACCTGGTCTATGCGATCACCTGGTTCGGCTTGGCGCTGATGGTTGCCGCCGCCGCATGGTGGGTTGCAAGGGATGCACGCAAGGGGCGTTGA
- a CDS encoding ATP-binding protein, protein MATKYPNPFDRGRPNAPVVEPLAAVKASANTITHAAGHKNMQQLIQLRWIAVIGQITTIAAASQLLDVQLPMPAMLNVLACLIAFNIASTLRWQENQFVSNNELLLALTVDVASLTAQLYLSGGATNPFVFLYLLHVILGAVLLEAWSTWTIVAVTGACIAWLALFSEPLRVPQDHERGILSLYVQGMLVCFILDAALLVIFISRITRNMRTTAAKLAALHQRAAEEEHIIRMGLLASGAAHELGTPLATLAVILGDWKHMPEFKGNPVLLEEIAEMQTQLKRCKSIVSGILLSAGETRGESSAATTINTFLDEVVAEWRIGRPVVAFEFENRIVPDLPVVSDSTLKQMICNVLDNALEASPQWLRMEASREDDALVLQVTDAGPGFAEAMLAQFGKPYNSSKGRPGGGLGLFLVVNVARTLGGAVTASNLQHGGAMVRLTLPLSAIEIKSEQVNHEY, encoded by the coding sequence ATGGCGACAAAATATCCCAACCCTTTCGACCGCGGTCGTCCCAACGCTCCCGTGGTCGAACCGCTGGCCGCCGTGAAAGCGTCGGCCAACACCATCACGCACGCGGCCGGCCACAAGAACATGCAGCAGCTGATCCAGCTGCGCTGGATCGCCGTAATCGGCCAGATCACCACCATCGCCGCCGCCTCGCAGCTGCTCGACGTGCAGCTGCCGATGCCGGCCATGCTCAATGTGCTGGCCTGCCTGATCGCCTTCAACATCGCCAGCACCCTGCGCTGGCAGGAAAACCAGTTTGTTTCCAACAACGAACTACTGCTGGCCCTGACGGTGGACGTCGCCAGCCTGACCGCCCAGCTGTACCTGAGCGGCGGCGCCACCAACCCCTTCGTATTCCTCTACCTGCTGCATGTGATCCTGGGCGCGGTGCTGCTGGAGGCCTGGTCGACCTGGACCATCGTCGCCGTCACCGGCGCCTGCATCGCCTGGCTGGCGCTGTTCTCCGAACCGTTGCGCGTGCCGCAGGACCACGAGCGCGGCATCCTCAGCCTGTACGTGCAGGGGATGCTGGTGTGCTTCATCCTCGACGCCGCGCTGCTGGTGATCTTCATCAGCCGCATCACCCGCAATATGCGCACGACCGCCGCCAAGCTGGCCGCCTTGCATCAGCGCGCGGCCGAGGAAGAGCACATCATCCGCATGGGCCTGCTGGCCTCGGGCGCCGCGCACGAGCTGGGCACGCCGCTGGCCACCCTGGCCGTGATCTTGGGCGACTGGAAACACATGCCCGAGTTCAAGGGCAATCCGGTGCTGCTGGAAGAAATCGCCGAGATGCAGACGCAGCTCAAGCGCTGCAAATCCATCGTCAGCGGCATCCTGCTGTCGGCCGGCGAGACGCGCGGCGAATCGTCGGCCGCGACCACCATCAACACCTTCCTCGACGAGGTGGTCGCCGAGTGGCGCATCGGCCGTCCGGTGGTGGCGTTCGAGTTCGAAAACCGCATCGTCCCGGACCTGCCGGTGGTGTCCGATTCAACGCTGAAGCAAATGATCTGCAATGTGCTCGATAATGCGCTGGAGGCGTCGCCGCAGTGGCTGCGCATGGAGGCCTCGCGCGAGGACGACGCGCTGGTGCTGCAGGTGACCGACGCCGGTCCCGGCTTCGCCGAGGCGATGCTGGCGCAATTCGGCAAACCATACAATTCCAGTAAAGGACGGCCGGGCGGAGGGCTCGGGCTGTTCCTCGTGGTGAACGTGGCGCGCACCCTGGGCGGCGCCGTCACCGCCAGCAACCTGCAGCATGGTGGGGCGATGGTGCGGTTGACGCTGCCATTGTCGGCCATTGAAATCAAATCGGAACAAGTTAACCATGAGTACTGA
- a CDS encoding response regulator transcription factor, producing the protein MSTEETEERLLLLVEDDAAFARTLSRSFERRGYKVLLAENVDETSAVLVDHSPGYAVVDLKLKGNSSGLACVQMLHQHDPEMLIVVLTGFASINTAVEAIKLGACQYLAKPSNTDDIEAAFEHVAGSAELELTNRSTSIKTLEWEHIHTVLAETDFNISEAARRLGMHRRTLARKLEKQRVK; encoded by the coding sequence ATGAGTACTGAAGAAACTGAAGAACGTTTACTGTTGCTGGTCGAAGACGACGCCGCTTTCGCCCGCACCTTGAGCCGCTCGTTCGAACGGCGCGGCTACAAGGTGTTGCTGGCCGAGAACGTCGACGAGACCAGCGCGGTGCTGGTGGACCACTCGCCCGGCTACGCCGTGGTGGATCTGAAACTGAAGGGCAACTCGTCCGGCCTGGCCTGCGTGCAGATGCTGCACCAGCACGATCCGGAGATGCTGATCGTGGTGCTGACGGGCTTTGCCAGCATCAACACGGCGGTCGAGGCGATCAAGCTGGGCGCGTGCCAGTACCTGGCCAAGCCGTCCAACACCGACGATATCGAGGCGGCGTTCGAGCACGTCGCCGGCTCGGCCGAGCTGGAGCTGACCAACCGGTCGACATCGATCAAAACGCTGGAGTGGGAGCATATCCACACGGTGCTGGCCGAGACCGACTTCAACATCTCGGAGGCGGCGCGCCGGCTCGGCATGCACCGTCGTACCCTGGCGCGCAAGCTGGAAAAGCAGCGGGTGAAATAA
- a CDS encoding ParD-like family protein, protein MAIALKLSAELLEMAKPHAAAEHRSVPKQIEYWARLGKAVDDNPTLPLQFIKDTLLAAQEAKAGMLTPYKFGD, encoded by the coding sequence ATGGCCATCGCTTTGAAATTATCAGCCGAGCTGCTTGAAATGGCTAAGCCACATGCGGCTGCGGAACACCGTTCGGTACCGAAGCAGATCGAATATTGGGCACGGCTGGGTAAGGCGGTGGACGACAATCCAACATTGCCGCTGCAGTTCATCAAGGATACCTTGCTCGCAGCACAGGAGGCTAAAGCCGGGATGCTTACGCCGTACAAATTCGGCGATTGA
- a CDS encoding type II toxin-antitoxin system RelE/ParE family toxin, translating to MMLEVLVTPTFAKALKRLHPKQKMVVDKAVKAIATDPTIGEEKKGDLAAIFVHRFKLNKQEVLLAYQLRPNRIAPVSVLLLSIGSHENFYTELKRQN from the coding sequence ATGATGCTTGAGGTCCTTGTCACTCCAACCTTTGCAAAAGCCCTCAAAAGGCTGCATCCCAAGCAAAAGATGGTTGTAGACAAGGCCGTAAAGGCTATTGCTACCGATCCTACAATCGGTGAAGAAAAAAAAGGCGACTTGGCCGCAATCTTTGTGCATAGATTCAAGCTTAACAAGCAAGAGGTTTTGCTGGCATATCAGCTTCGTCCCAATAGAATTGCCCCTGTCTCTGTTCTGTTGCTAAGTATCGGATCGCACGAGAATTTTTATACGGAATTGAAACGACAGAATTAA
- a CDS encoding putative peptide maturation dehydrogenase, with product MLIRRCAVLFVEPREELDIDWSSLFAGESALGATGRWIALAPHLGAEVEIGTDEMLALGCISLTLWQERAACEQKSSADVIARLLGHGLLLSDAPECATMRERDEVLRSQHWRPLSAAAHMFSRWGDMRVDKGMQFPSFEELVESYGRPPGPAIERGPAIDALMLPVPERAGLDETLFKRYTGRNFDPGATLPLTTASRLLQRAFGSQGEREMAPDAFVLKKLSPSAGGLHPTEAYVLAQRVEGVPPGLYHYHPVRHALEPLVAMDTRQTAELAMRMVADQDWFVDAPMMVVLAARVERNFWKYRNHAKAYRALLLDAGHLSQTFYLLATEAGMPAFVTAAVNEVDIERALGLDPLKDMVVAVCGCGAASGAQDTVEMRYEP from the coding sequence ATGCTGATCAGACGTTGCGCCGTGCTGTTTGTCGAGCCCCGCGAGGAGCTCGATATCGATTGGTCGTCGCTGTTCGCCGGCGAGAGCGCGCTGGGGGCGACCGGGCGCTGGATCGCGCTGGCGCCGCATCTGGGCGCCGAGGTGGAGATCGGCACCGACGAGATGCTGGCCCTGGGCTGTATCAGCCTGACGTTGTGGCAGGAGCGCGCGGCCTGCGAGCAGAAGTCGTCGGCCGACGTCATCGCGCGTTTGCTCGGACACGGGCTGCTGCTCAGCGATGCGCCCGAATGCGCGACCATGCGCGAGCGTGACGAGGTGCTGCGCTCGCAGCATTGGCGACCTTTGTCGGCCGCCGCGCATATGTTCAGCCGATGGGGCGATATGCGGGTGGACAAGGGCATGCAGTTTCCCAGCTTTGAGGAATTGGTCGAATCGTATGGCAGGCCGCCGGGACCGGCCATCGAACGCGGCCCCGCCATTGACGCGCTGATGCTGCCGGTTCCCGAGCGGGCCGGTTTGGACGAGACGCTGTTCAAACGCTACACCGGCCGTAACTTCGATCCCGGCGCCACGCTGCCGCTGACCACCGCCTCGCGGTTGCTGCAACGCGCCTTCGGGTCGCAGGGGGAGCGTGAGATGGCGCCGGATGCCTTCGTGCTGAAGAAGCTCAGTCCCTCCGCCGGCGGCCTGCATCCGACCGAGGCGTATGTGCTGGCGCAGCGTGTGGAAGGCGTGCCGCCCGGGCTGTATCACTACCACCCGGTGCGGCATGCGCTGGAGCCGCTGGTGGCGATGGACACCCGGCAGACGGCGGAGCTGGCGATGCGCATGGTGGCCGATCAGGACTGGTTTGTCGATGCGCCGATGATGGTGGTGCTGGCGGCGCGCGTGGAGCGCAATTTCTGGAAGTACCGCAATCACGCCAAGGCTTATCGGGCGTTACTGCTGGACGCGGGACATCTGTCGCAGACGTTTTATCTGCTGGCGACGGAGGCTGGCATGCCGGCCTTTGTGACCGCTGCCGTCAACGAGGTGGATATCGAGCGGGCCTTGGGGCTCGATCCGTTGAAGGATATGGTGGTGGCGGTTTGCGGGTGCGGCGCGGCGTCGGGCGCGCAGGATACGGTGGAGATGCGCTACGAGCCGTGA
- a CDS encoding NHLP-related RiPP peptide — translation MASHSPQDLDLLLSKLSGDDSFRQRFLSDPQLALGGLGIRIDAAQIPAMRSLPSREVIAANRHAIKGKLENAAGAIPFFLSGQR, via the coding sequence ATGGCCTCGCATTCCCCGCAAGATCTCGACCTGCTGCTGTCCAAACTCTCCGGCGACGACAGCTTCCGCCAGCGCTTCCTGAGCGACCCGCAGCTCGCGCTCGGTGGCCTGGGCATCCGCATCGACGCCGCCCAAATTCCGGCCATGCGCAGCCTGCCGTCCAGGGAGGTCATTGCCGCTAATCGCCACGCGATCAAAGGCAAACTGGAAAACGCCGCCGGTGCGATTCCATTCTTCCTGTCCGGCCAGCGCTGA